Proteins from one Cryptomeria japonica chromosome 4, Sugi_1.0, whole genome shotgun sequence genomic window:
- the LOC131050024 gene encoding flocculation protein FLO11-like, protein MASRGFEFLSSIPVTFGSSASVPPTPLFGVTETRAYVPRPLIAYAPTSFFPGTAACAPTPFFGGPPAYAPAPFFGGSAAYMPTPLFGASTMVRPPKPFFPIPAQSCARDVNVSFSTPGTVFPTPPTSFNTPAGNSSSTFVTPATSVPFGTSATQSSSASQQSLAFCNFDPSSSTTGATTITIPLSGEATALAQTTTSDAVNMPFSSGPASTTNSAAYPHLTLSSSEAYVTTPAPSVIANIRECDGSMEVACQFVHSLDLMEDIYAERDQLYERVARAEVERDEALIERDEALIERDQAQADRDSLQVQPDEARERGRQMQIQVQQLCAKIDALKVEVQQLHAKIDALKVEHII, encoded by the exons ATGGCAAGCAGAGGATTTGAATTCCTGTCATCAATTCCTGTCACGTTTGGATCTTCGGCTTCTGTGCCACCAACACCTCTCTTCGGCGTCACTGAGACTAGGGCTTACGTGCCTAGGCCTCTGATCGCTTACGCACCCACTTCTTTCTTCCCCGGCACTGCGGCTTGCGCGCCTACGCCTTTCTTCGGTGGCCCTCCGGCTTACGCGCCTGCGCCTTTCTTCGGCGGCAGTGCAGCTTACATGCCTACGCCTCTCTTTGGCGCCAGTACTATGGTTCGCCCGCCTAAGCCTTTCTTTCCAATCCCCGCGCAATCTTGTGCACGGGATGTGAACGTGTCTTTCAGCACTCCGGGCACAGTATTTCCTACACCACCCACTTCTTTCAACACCCCGGCGGGAAATTCTAGTTCGACTTTTGTTACTCCGGCCACTTCAGTTCCTTTTGGAACCTCAGCGACTCAATCCTCCTCTGCATCTCAACAGTCACTTGCGTTTTGCAATTTTGATCCGTCTTCTTCAACCACCGGTGCAACTACAATTACAATTCCTTTGTCTGGTGAAGCGACTGCGCTAGCACAGACCACTACTTCTGATGCTGTAAACATGCCATTTTCATCAGGACCAGCTTCCACTACCAATTCTGCTGCATATCCCCATTTGACCTTATCGTCTTCAGAGGCATATGTAACAACACCTGCACCTTCAGTAATTG CTAACATTCGAGAGTGCGATGGGTCAATGGAAGTAGCGTGCCAATTTGTTCACAGTTTGGATCTTATGGAAGACATATATGCAGAGAGGGATCAGCTTTATGAGAGAGTAGCAAGGGCAGAGGTTGAGAGAGATGAGGCCCTAATTGAGAGAGATGAGGCCCTAATTGAGAGAGACCAAGCTCAAGCAGATCGGGATAGTCTGCAGGTCCAACCTGATGAGGCCCGAGAGAGGGGGAGACAAATGCAGATACAGGTGCAACAACTATGTGCTAAGATAGATGCACTCAAAGTAGAGGTGCAACAACTACATGCTAAGATAGATGCACTCAAAGTAGAGCATATTATCTAG